From the genome of Palaemon carinicauda isolate YSFRI2023 chromosome 6, ASM3689809v2, whole genome shotgun sequence, one region includes:
- the LOC137642183 gene encoding uncharacterized protein, translating into MEYSYKNDAHLLDEEITSFQKCVFTPLLDEAGIRQNLENVRKVRRDLLEHLQEGRGAAKEMLGQLATYIVRPQLSMLPSPVKDKLITTFNDHESTLQLLENAREGILRRELFYEEFLSIAIKRREEEEGRHNDTPVFLITRIEETPSSTGVDISTGAVGAANATCSGDVTLERGETLSDSQAVAKALEMEEEAENAKKKACEMEAVRESRKKKACEMEAEEESQKKKKSKGVCKTPKENTRPFKKRGESNNIPQMKFAGISFPDPDEYDFQIL; encoded by the exons CTCCTGGATGAGGAGATTACCAGCTTCCAAAAGT GTGTGTTTACTCCATTGCTGGATGAAGCAGGAATTCGACAAAACCTAGAAAATGTCCGGAAGGTGAGGAGGGACCTTCTAGAACACTTACAGGAAGGAAGGGGTGCTGCTAAGGAGATGCTGGGGCAGTTGGCTACCTATATAGTGAGACCCCAACTAAGCATGCTACCTTCGCCAGTCAAGGATAAACTCATCACAACCTTCAATGATCACGAGTCTACCTTACAACTCCTAGAGAATGCTAGGGAAGGAATTCTTCGTAGAGAGCTATTCTacgaagaatttttatcaatagcaattaagagacgggaagaagaagagggacgcCATAACGATACACCCGTGTTTTTAATAACGCGGATAGAGgagacgccgtcatcaacgggtgttgatatctCCACGGGTGCGGTGGGAGCTGCTAACGCGACTTGTTCCGGGGACGTGACCCTGGAGCGTGGAGAGACTCTCTCGGATTCCCAAGCGGTGGCCAAAGCCCTCGAAATGGAAGAGGAGGCGGAGAACGCGAAGAAGAAGGCCTGTGAAATGGAAGCGGTGCGGGAGAGTAGGAAGAAGAAAGCCtgtgaaatggaagcagaggaggagagccagaagaagaaaaaatcgaaAGGGGTATGCAAAACCCCCAAGGAAAatactcgtccctttaaaaaaaggggtgagagtaacaatatccctcaaatgaaattcgcgggaatcagtttccccgaccccgatgagtatgatttccaaatattgtag